From Salvelinus alpinus chromosome 20, SLU_Salpinus.1, whole genome shotgun sequence:
CCATGCATTTGCAGTTTATTTACATATAGAATAACCACACCCATATGTAAAGGACAGATGTAGGTTGTTTGTATCAAGTTTTGAACACTGTACCATAAACGATCTGAGAAACTGATGAAACCATCTCCGGTCTCCCTTACGTGGTTGACGAGGGTTTCCGGTAAGTAAACTACTGTAAGTGGTACATTTGTCAACTGGTACTAGTGCACCAAGTAGGTTATTGTAGTATTCTGAAAAAACGGTTGATATTGTTTTTAATGTAATTGTGATGAAGTAACGGTTGCTGTATTGTTTTTAATGTAATTGTGACGAAGTAGACTATTCATCGGTGCAGAGCTATAGGTGTGCCCTTACAGTTGATCAAAGGCTGAGTTATGGAATGTGTTTGGGGCTCTCCCTCTTCAGCGTGCTGTAAATGTTTGACTAAACAGATCTCagtactgatgatgatgatgtaatgAGAATATGACGTCATGGGAACTGTTGGTGTTTCACATGATTCTTCAGAACAGGAACATAGAAGGATAATTTACTGGTTTCCTTTCTCTAATGTACAACCTTGTATACACATGTATGCacgtgcactcacacacacatgcagttgtaacgttcgttctcctcctcgtctgaggaggagcaaggatcggaccaaaatgcagcttggtatgtttccatatttatttttataataataacgaagacgaaaaacacttaataaactacaaaacaataaacgacaaaacaataaacgacgttacaagacctgaacatgtgaacttacagacaacgaagaacgcaatgaacaggaacagactaacaaACGAAACGAAACAACCCCATGTGgtacaaacactaacacaggaacaatcacccacaaacaaacagtgtgaacagcctaccttaatatggttctcaatcagaggaaacgtaaaacacctgcccctgattgagaaccatatcaggctaattgaaaagaacccaacatagaaacacataacatagaatgcccacccagctcacgtcctgaccatactaaacaaagacaaaataaaggaaataaggtcaggaacgtgacagcagtACAAAGTTGATGTCAATCTGGAACTCTTTGGGGGTGTCAGTGAATCCATCATCCCAGAATCCTTTGGGGCACTGGAGCTCCTGAGATTCTGCCACATCTCCCACTGGGCCACAGGATTGTTTGTGTTTTATAGAGGGCCCAGCAACCCCCACGTGTATTATCTGTATATTGTTCTACACTGAAGGCATGACGCATTGTATCCTGGCAACCACATTTGCATCTCGTCTCCTCTCTCGCCCAGACACTTACAGGAAGCCATCTAACTTCAGCCCTTGTCCTTGGAGGAAAATCCAAAATGTCCATCTGGACAGTTTACTAGAAACACCACTGCCAAACAAACACAAAGAATAACATGAATTCATATGCCCGCACTCTCACTGAGGCAAACATGCTCATATACTAGTCAGTAAACACAGTGGctgtgtccgaatacccatagtAGCGTACTtcatacttaaactgcatactatTTACTATTTAGCACGTACTGTTTAGTTAAAAAGGATGTAGTATGTCGCAGCCCCAATGCAGTAGCGGCTCCTGATTGGTTGAATAGGTGGGGATGGGCCGAGTGTGAGTGGATTTTTCCAAATTCAACAGAAATGCATCGCCGGACAGTAACTCATTCCCAATTTGATTAATTTCTTTAAACTCCGAATAGACTAGGAATGGAGTTATAggcctcctcaggctggttatagacagactatcacattcaacctaatggagttataggcaTCCTCAGGCGGGTTAtagacagactatcacattcaacctaatggagttatagacctcctcaggctggttatataTAGACAGACTgtcacattcaacctaatggagttatagacctcctcacgctggttataggcagactatcacattcaacctaatggagttataggcctcctcaggctggttatataTAGACAGACTgtcacattcaacctaatggagttataggcctcctcaggctggttatagacagactatcacattcaacctaatggagttatagaccTCTATCACATTCGACCTATACAGAAGAAGAACATATATATCCTATTTAAAAAGGACTGAAAAGGGAAACAGATCATTTGGttccatttcaacatatttattagTGAAACCAAAATACTGTAACATATATCAATTAAATCAAATAGGTTAGTACACACACCAAAACGTTTTGAATCAAAAGGCTATTCCACAGAAAAACGTGGACAGTCGGGTGAATCGCAAATTCGGAACGGCTCGAAAGCCACATAATAAACTAAAGCACTGATCGTTGGGGAACAAGATCAGAATGACTGCTAAGGCTTGATTCATTACTCAAATAATGAAATGGGTAGCCTTGCCTACAAAACGAAAACAATCTGTTTAAATCCAAAGGCCTAAATGACACCACAGCCCCGGTGTCGCTTTTTAattaactgaaataaaagatcccataaatGTGTATACGCACAGAAAGCATTATGTCTCTCAAATTTTTGTGCACgagtttgtttacatccctgttagtgagcatttctcctttgccaagataattcttccagctgacaggtgttgcaaatcaagaagctgattaaacagcatgatcattacacaggtgcaccttgtgctgggaacaataaaaggtcactctaaaatgtgcagtttttgtcacacaacacaatgccacagctgtctgaggttttgagggagcgtgcaattgccatgctgactgcaagaatgtataccagagctgttgccagagaattttactcctccaacgtcgttttagagaatttggcagtacgtccaaccggcgaCCATATGTATGGCGTAGCGTGGGCGAGctttttgctgatgtcaacgttgtgaacaagagtgccctatggtggcggtggggttatggtatgggcaggcataagctaaggacaacaaacagaatgtcattttattgatggcaatttgaatgcacagagatactgtaatgaaatcctgaggcccattgtcgtgccattcatccacctcatgtttcagcatgacaatgcattgCCCCaaaatctgtacacaattcctggaagctgaaaatgtcccagttcttccatggcctgcatactcaccagacatgtcacccattgagcatgtttgggatgctctggatcgacgtgtactacagggtgttccagttcccgccaatatccagacaacttctcacagccattgaagacgagtgggacaacattccacaggccacaattaacagcctgatcaactatatgcaaaggagatgctgcatgaggcaaatggtggtcatgaTCCACGCCCCCAACAGTGTATTAGTGTGCTTTGGTGAGTTAGTCATGGCAGAGAGGGTTTGAATAGTACAAATACTACAAATCATGCATGGTGCTGCAAGCAGAGGTATCTCTTAGATTTTTTTGTTCTATTCTGTTCACTGTCTGTTCTGTGACACTTTGAGATTTACCCATGAGCCCCAGTGTCACAATGTTCCATGGAAGACAAAcggtgtgggaggggggggggtcgttATGTTGTAGTTTGAGCTTAGCCATTTTGACATTTATTTGTATTCTAATGTCTGCATTCTTTTCACACCTCAGTCTCACAATGCCAGTAATGTATGGCATTCATCTAGCAGCTGTTGATTCATAGAGAGATATGAGTATAGTTCTATGTATTGATATGAGTAAGTATTGCCTGTTTTGCCCACATGGGTATTTTTGTACTAGTTAGAACACACCCACTCAGGAAAGGTAATGAGTACCATCAGGTAGAGTACATGTCTTCTCCCTCTATGACCTGTAGAGACCACTGTGTACTCCATCACCCATCATGTAGAGACCACTGTGTACTCCATTACCCATCCTGTAGAGACCACTGTGTACTCCATCACCCATCCTGTAGAGACCACTGTGTACTCCATCACCCATCATGTAGAGACCACTGTGTACTCCATTACCCATCCTGTAGAGACCACTGTGTACCTCCATCACCCATCCTGTAGAGACCACTGTGTACCTCCATCACCCATCCTGTAGAGACCACTGTGTACTCCATCACCCATCATGTAGAGACCACTGTGTACTCCATCACCCATCCTGTAGAGACCACTGTGTACTCCATCACCCATCCTGTAGAGACCACTGTGTACTCCATCACCCATCCTGGAGAGACCACTGTATACTCCATCACCCATCCTGGAGAGACCACTGTGTACTCCATTACCCATCCTGTAGAGACCACTGTGTACTCCATTACCCATCCTGTAGAGACCACTGTGTACTCCATCACCCATCCTGTAGAGACCACTGTGTACCTCCATCACCCATCCTGGAGAGACCACTGTGTACTCCATCACCCATCCTGTAGAGACCACTGTGTACTCCATCACCCATCCTGTAGAGACCACTGTGTACCTCCATCACCCATCCTGGAGAGACCACTGTGTACTCCATCACCCATCCTGTAGAGACCACTGTGTACCTCCATCACCCATCATGTAGAGACCACTGTGTGCTCCATCACCCATCCTGTAGAGACCACTGTGTACTCCATCACCCATCCTGTAGAGACCACTGTGTACTCCATCCCCCATCCTGTAGAGACCACTGTGTACTCCATCACCCATCCTGTAGAGACCACTGTGTACTCCATCACCCATCCTGTAGAGACCACTGTGTACTCCATCACCCATCCTGGAGAGACCACTGTGTACCTCCATCACCCATCCTGGAGAGACCACTGTGTACCTCCATCACCCATCCTGGAGAGACCACTGTGTACTCCATCACCCATCCTGTAGAGACCACTGTGTGCTCCATCACCCATCCTGTTGAGACCACTGTGTACCTCCATCACCCATCCTGGAGAGACCACTGTGTACTCCATCCCCCATCCTGTAGAGACCACTGTGTGCTCCATCACCCATCCTGTAGAGACCACTGTGTACTCCATCACCCATCATGTAGAGACCACTGTGTACTCCATCACCCATCATGTAGAGACCACTGTGTACTCCATCACCCATCCTGTAGAGACCACTGTGTACTCCATTACCCATCCTGTAGAGACCACTGTGTACTCCATCACCCATCCTGTAGAGACCACTGTGTACCTCCATCACCCATCCTGTAGAGACCACTGTGTACTCCATTACCCATCCTGGAGAGACCACTGTGTACTCCATCACCCATCCTGGAGAGACCACTGTGTACTCCATCACCCATCATGTAGAGACCACTGTGTACTCCATCACCCATCCTGTAGAGACCACTGTGCACCTCCATCACCCATCATGGAGAGACCACTGTGTACTCCATCACCCATCCTGGAGAGACCACTGTGTACTCCATCACCCATCCTGTAGAGACCACTGTGTACTCCATCACCCATCATGGAGAGACCACTGTGTACTCCATCACCCATCCTGGAGAGACCACTGTGTACTCCATCACCCATCCTGTAGAGACCACTGTGTACTCCATCACCCATCCTGGAGAGACCACTGTGTGCTCCATCCCCCATCCTGTAGAGACCACTGTGTACTCCATCACCCATCCTGGAGAGACCACTGTGTACTCCATCACCCATCCTGTAGAGACCACTGTGTACTCCATCACCCATCCTGGAGAGACCACTGTGTACTCCATCACCCATCCTGGAGAGACCACTGTTTACCTCCATTACCCCTCACCACACCAACATACTCTTTAAAATCCAAGTCTTCATAGTTTTTCAAAGAACAGAAACATAATGAAAAGTGGCAATATTGTCTCTTTATTTTCCAGCTTGGCATTAGTTAAAAACATTTCAGATTAATTGTATggtattcaaataacatgatttGATAGATATGATCTTGAATAATGCAATTTTAATAGTGTAAGTAGTCTGTATTAGTCTGAATGGTGAACGTTTGTTTAGTAGTAGGCTTACTACATTCTACCAGCAGATGGCAGCTTGAGGAAAATCACTgacaagagggagggagaaaagaagagagggagggagttcaaaaagagggagggagggaggaagagggagggaagaaagaaagaagagagagagggaatgaaagcGAGTGACATGAGGAGAAAATGGGCAGATTATTTGTGTCCCATGTCATCATCACTGAAGACCGTGCAATCCCATGTTCAGAGAGTaagtctgtctttctttctccttctctcactcttcccagctctctctctctcccccccccccccccccctctgtgcctctctctgggCTGACTGTTTCTCCCCCTTGCGTCTGCTAGACGGGTGAGGAGTTCCACTGGGTCTGCCAACAGATGTGGAAGGCTAAGTTGCTGCGTCTGGAGCGGAGCTAAATTATAACGTCTGAGAAGCACATGCCTCCCTGACTGCTGCCAGCGCTCTTCCCGGTAAGTAGCCATACTTTTAATAATCAAGCCACATCTTGTCTCATTTATCCTATGGGAATGTGTCAAAGTgcctgatgtctgtgtgtgtgtctgtctcctgtgtgtgtgtgtgtgtgtgtgtgtgtgtgtgtgtgtgtgtgtgtgtgtgtgtgtgtgtgtgtgtgtgtgtgtgtgtgtgtgtgtgtgtgtgtgtgtgtgtgtgtgtgtgtgtgtgtgtgtgtgtgtgtgtgtgtgtgtgtgtgtgtgtgtgtgtgtgtgtgcgtgacagTCTCAGACAGAAAATTAGATtttgaggaagaaggagagggaggatttggagaggcagagaaagagggaggatttggagaggcagagaaggagggaggatttggagaggcagagaaagagggaggatatggagaggcagagaaagagggaggatttggagaggcagagaaagagggaggatttGGAGAGGCAAAGAAAGAGGGAGGATttggagaggcagagaaagagggaggatttggagaggcagagaaaaagagggaggatttggagaggcagagaaaaagagggaggatttggagaggcagagaaaaagagggaggatttggagaggcagagaaagagagggaggatttGGAGAGgcagagaaaaggagggaggatttggagaggcagagaaagagagaggatttGGAGAGGCAGAGAAAAGGGGATGATttggagaggcagagaaagagagggaggatttGGTTGGGGGCTTGCGGCCGCATGCGGAACATGATGTCAGAGGAATGCTCTGTGCCGCTCCTCGTAGCTGACTGGAACAGCAGCCaccttcctctctcactccctccccgtCTCCCTTCAGCATCCGGCACAGCAGCTGGAGCTTGCAGCAAAtgaagggaggggaagggaagaAGGGAGCAAGGGAGgcaaaagggagagagacagagggagaggcaaaGTTTGGTGTGACataaagagagggggatgagttggactggGACAGTAAAGGAAGGAAGGGAACATAACAGTAGTCTATAGAGCTACACTGAGCTCTATAGTATTGCAGACCTGTGAGTCATGGCTGTGGTCTGTATAGGaatggaacagaacagtagtctaTAGAGCTTGGGCTCCGGTAATGCAGACTGGGCTGTGGTCTGTGTACTTAGCAGGGATCCGGTGACTGAAGGATACAGAGGCTGCATGGAGCAGTCAGACACCTATACACAGAGTGGGAGTAAGTTGACACAGTGTTGTATGGAGACATGGTTGCTGAGCTTCTAGTTTAGGTTTAAGGCCTGTGGTATATTGAGAATGTCTTGATGTTTTGTGATGGATAAGAGATGTTTGATGCGAGGCTGAGGAGTGGGGATCGACAAAGCCGAAtcctctgttagtctgggttTTCAACCAAACATATCCTCTTACATAGTCTGCCAGCCTGGCACTGTAGTGGCAACTGAAGCCATCTACAGCGCTATAAGCTGGTTATATAAGAGATAAATAAATAGGATTCTTTGTGACCAGAGCCATCCTTCTATTTTTCCAGACATGTTTCAGACAACTAAGTACAATTTGTCCAACTGTGATGCCAATCACATCGGAAAGTCCTCTCTCCTTTAAAAAACAAAAAGAGGGAAAAAGTTATTCTGGAAGACCTTATTCATCCCACTTTCCCTCTGCTCCTCGATGGTGAAAGAAAGAGGCAGTGTTTTCATTTTTTCCTGACTGTTTTATTATGGCTGGCCTCTGCCTTTACCGCAGCACGGTGCAGGCATGTTTATAGACAATCCTATGCCATCCGCAGTAGCCCAAGGCCTGAAGGACCTCTCCCCAATAAAGTTGGagagcaattttttttttttaaaggcacaatTACGGGCGCCTGGAAATGAAGAGCTGAATTCAGTCGGCTGTCTCTCACGGACCTCCAACCAATAACGTGGCATTTTAAATAAGAAGCAGCTATATAACTGTAGTTACAGAGAAGCTATTTATCATGTGCTATTCTGAGCGAGTGAGTATGATTGTGTTCTTCTGTGACAGAGGCAGAAGGCAATCTGATACATTTTTCCCACTTGGTAGGATTTGTCTTGGTTTCAATTTTGCTTTGTTTTTGATTTGTCTTGGTGTCTATATTAGGTTGAAATCTATCTCAAAGTACACTTTGCTCTTTAAAAATCTGCATAACTTTCCCTCCCATCCTACAGATTTGTTTACAGGCTTCAGGATATCCACTCGGTGAAGATGTAGTCCATTTGGTTTCCGTGGAGATGTCTCTAAACAGGGCCTTCTCTTGTCGCCGCCCTCCTGCCCTGTTGCCGTGGCTACTGTGGACTCTGTGGGTTCTACTCCTCCCCACGACCGTCGCCTCGACCACGGGCCCCGGCAACAGCACCCTGCTCTTCAACAGTGCCGCCCACGGCAACAGCCTGCGGAAATGCAGCTGCTCCACCCACATTCAGGACTGTGACGAGGCGTTGGCAAACCTGCTGTGCAGCTGCCGCACCATGTCGCACTCAGAGCTGACCCCTGGGGGCCTGAGGGAGCAGGGCAGCTTGACCATGTGGCTCAGAGAGCCCTGGGTCCTCACAGAGCTACTGAATGGGAGCGTGGTGCCAGACCTGCGCCTGTCCTACTGTGGACCCGGGTCCCTGGCCATCCCCACCCAGTACCTGGCCCTGTTCGGTCTCCGTAGGCTGAGGGTCCACATCGCTGCCCAGGGTGCCCCACACCCGGAGCAAGTCCTCACAATCGCCTCTGGGACTGAGGatatagagggtatggggtccCTAGCCTCCACTGACCCCTCGTCTTCTATCCTTCATGTATCCTTCCTGGATGTAGCACTGCTTAATGGCTTGTCGTCCCTAAAGGCCTACAGTGTGAGCGCCCCTCCCATGCCCACCCTCTCCAAGTACTTCCCCTACCTGCCCCTGTACCCCTCCACCGCCTTGGACCAGCCCCtgtacccctccacccctctggaCCAGCCCCCAGATCCCCAACAGGACTGCCTCTTCACCTTCATCTACTAGACCTGTAGGCTCTGAGCAGAGAGCAGGGCTGGGTCAGTCCCTCAGCTAACTAGATCTATGGGAACTAGACTGAGCTGGATGGATAACACTGAAGTGGTAAGTGCAAGAGCTCCATTCACCCTGATGTTACTGAATGCGCTTGATGTGCAGAGAGCTATG
This genomic window contains:
- the LOC139546261 gene encoding exosomal polycystin-1-interacting protein-like; translated protein: MSLNRAFSCRRPPALLPWLLWTLWVLLLPTTVASTTGPGNSTLLFNSAAHGNSLRKCSCSTHIQDCDEALANLLCSCRTMSHSELTPGGLREQGSLTMWLREPWVLTELLNGSVVPDLRLSYCGPGSLAIPTQYLALFGLRRLRVHIAAQGAPHPEQVLTIASGTEDIEGMGSLASTDPSSSILHVSFLDVALLNGLSSLKAYSVSAPPMPTLSKYFPYLPLYPSTALDQPLYPSTPLDQPPDPQQDCLFTFIY